One window from the genome of Natrialba magadii ATCC 43099 encodes:
- a CDS encoding lipopolysaccharide biosynthesis protein, with translation MRIGQTSFIVFVSKFAKAALGFVATIYFARVLGAEILGYYALILALVAWLELGGKIGISSAITKRLSEGEEQSAYFTAGAIAIGILAAVLSVGVIVFRDAVNDYVGVEAAVFVVFLLVLKLVHSLLTAVLQGEHLVHIYGLLDPLKTGSRAVIQIGLVFAGFGLTGMIVGKGVGILIASLVALVFVSVTLARPSTEHFRSLFDYAKYSWLGNLESRSFNDVDIVILGALVSPALVGIYSVAWSIAKFLTVFGTAVKATLFPELSVADAEGDSETVSALVSDALTYGGLVIIPGLFGAILLGDRLLLLYGSEFVQGTAVLGVLIVATLARGYQKQLVNVLNGIDRPDVAFRVNAVAIVANVVLNVVLIVWLGWLGAAIATALSATIGLSLSLRELHRLVAFDIPYGELARQLSAAVVMAAIVFGGQNAIEATGILEQNVVILVLLVAVGAGTYFTTLFTISRRFRSTVVANSPVRIPLVS, from the coding sequence ATGCGAATTGGCCAAACCTCCTTCATCGTCTTCGTCTCTAAATTTGCAAAAGCAGCCCTTGGCTTCGTCGCGACGATCTACTTCGCTCGAGTACTCGGCGCTGAGATCCTTGGCTATTATGCGTTAATTCTCGCACTCGTCGCATGGCTCGAACTCGGCGGAAAGATCGGCATCTCGTCGGCGATAACGAAGCGCCTGAGTGAGGGCGAAGAGCAGTCTGCGTACTTTACCGCAGGTGCGATCGCTATCGGAATCCTTGCGGCTGTGCTTTCGGTCGGCGTCATCGTCTTTCGAGATGCGGTCAACGACTACGTCGGAGTGGAAGCCGCAGTGTTCGTCGTCTTCTTGCTCGTCCTCAAACTCGTTCACTCGCTTCTGACTGCCGTTCTACAGGGTGAGCACCTGGTTCACATATACGGACTCCTCGATCCGTTGAAGACAGGCTCGCGAGCCGTCATCCAGATTGGCCTCGTGTTCGCCGGCTTCGGGCTTACGGGGATGATCGTCGGCAAGGGAGTCGGCATCTTGATCGCGTCACTGGTTGCGCTGGTATTTGTCTCGGTTACGCTCGCACGGCCCTCGACTGAGCACTTCCGTAGTCTCTTCGACTACGCGAAGTACTCGTGGCTCGGGAATCTCGAGTCGAGATCGTTCAACGACGTGGACATCGTTATTCTCGGTGCGTTAGTCTCCCCCGCACTCGTCGGGATCTATTCGGTCGCCTGGAGCATCGCGAAGTTTCTCACTGTATTTGGCACAGCAGTGAAAGCGACGCTGTTTCCGGAACTAAGCGTTGCGGACGCTGAAGGTGACAGTGAAACGGTTTCTGCACTCGTCAGCGATGCACTCACGTACGGCGGGTTAGTCATCATTCCCGGATTGTTCGGTGCGATACTGCTCGGCGATCGATTGCTTCTGCTGTACGGGTCGGAGTTTGTCCAGGGAACTGCCGTCCTCGGCGTGTTAATCGTCGCGACACTGGCTCGTGGCTACCAGAAGCAACTCGTCAACGTGCTCAACGGAATCGACAGGCCAGATGTCGCATTCAGGGTCAACGCGGTCGCCATCGTTGCGAACGTCGTGCTCAACGTCGTGCTGATCGTCTGGCTCGGCTGGCTCGGTGCAGCGATCGCGACCGCACTGTCCGCAACGATCGGGTTGTCACTCTCGCTTCGCGAACTCCACCGGCTCGTTGCGTTCGACATTCCGTACGGTGAGCTTGCCCGGCAGCTCAGTGCAGCCGTCGTAATGGCAGCAATCGTGTTCGGAGGCCAGAACGCCATCGAAGCGACCGGAATCCTCGAGCAGAACGTGGTGATACTCGTCCTCCTCGTTGCGGTCGGAGCTGGCACGTACTTTACGACGCTGTTCACGATTTCGCGTCGGTTCCGATCCACGGTCGTTGCAAATTCGCCGGTTCGGATTCCGCTCGTGTCCTGA
- a CDS encoding DUF7503 family protein codes for MSVTDSMTDYLAQHPRMIGALFTLCILLSQAGTVVAGTNSQVGP; via the coding sequence ATGTCCGTAACTGACAGCATGACGGATTACCTCGCCCAGCACCCACGAATGATCGGCGCACTGTTCACGCTGTGCATCTTGCTCAGCCAGGCAGGAACGGTCGTCGCAGGAACCAACTCACAAGTTGGTCCGTAA
- a CDS encoding class I SAM-dependent methyltransferase: MDPTISDSLPPSFQRHISHEDLKSNSTLQSIDDILGQIEILKNHQNSIEVILDIGCNRGAFVTALGEYLGADVVYGIDIDSEMREIASERGITVFDTNIEEDPLPLGDSTVDLVLSFGLLEHLRYYDNLFEEVRRVLRNGWFWVTTPNLASWINRFALLTGHQPRNVELSQQRATGVLPVYKKHKPVNHVHAPTYGALIELLEYYGFEPIDTAALTPYQRSRLVALLDTVFGLRTSWSRRVSVLTKR, encoded by the coding sequence ATGGATCCCACTATTTCGGATTCGCTACCCCCCTCATTTCAGCGCCACATCTCTCACGAGGATCTCAAATCAAATTCTACGCTACAGTCCATTGATGATATACTGGGTCAGATAGAGATACTCAAGAACCACCAGAACTCGATTGAGGTCATCCTCGATATTGGTTGTAACCGTGGCGCGTTTGTGACCGCTCTCGGCGAATATCTCGGTGCAGACGTGGTCTACGGCATCGACATCGATTCCGAAATGCGCGAGATTGCATCCGAGAGGGGTATAACTGTCTTTGATACGAATATTGAGGAGGATCCGTTGCCATTGGGTGATTCAACAGTCGATCTTGTTCTTTCATTTGGTCTTCTAGAACATCTTCGTTACTATGACAATCTCTTCGAAGAAGTACGCCGCGTCCTGAGGAACGGCTGGTTCTGGGTGACGACACCTAACCTGGCTAGTTGGATCAATCGATTCGCACTGCTGACGGGACACCAACCTCGAAACGTCGAACTATCCCAGCAACGAGCGACCGGCGTCTTACCAGTCTACAAGAAGCACAAGCCAGTCAATCACGTCCATGCACCGACCTACGGTGCTCTCATAGAGTTACTCGAGTACTACGGGTTTGAGCCAATTGACACTGCTGCGCTAACGCCATACCAACGGTCGCGTCTCGTCGCACTGTTAGATACCGTGTTTGGATTGCGAACCAGCTGGAGTCGGCGGGTTTCGGTGCTTACGAAACGATAG
- a CDS encoding Cdc6/Cdc18 family protein — translation MNLQERIARRRSAHQGRTVVVDRDHLSPVVHRPEPVGRGPVLEQLLDELEPVFDGDLPEPVAVVGPPGSGTSAIVTALFDALNDRLGESSRSIATTTRAGSNGPVTWFVYVDGRRVESAFAFYQAVLSVISAEPVPESGIGTDDLRERLTARLARHDRRAVVAIDHHDEPETLRYERARELLEPVSDSVATMAVGQSTPANWQPTRSEDNSGADQFEGENETDTSENGTTTSDDETQPPSQSQSQSPSQSPSQSSSPSQPQPQSQPQPLGSVVTVPAYRHHELVDVITDRASTGLAAGVLDHESVRELAIWADGNAHDALAALFSAACLAADDDATRIETAHLEAARNAVPANGVHIDRTLALSDTRQQVLSHLVDVDTADRPIREVSVAIAERSTLTDGTVKRFLYELADRGVIERVPLPTTGSGRRPSTVEPRFPTLVFKALNSADIDTETP, via the coding sequence ATGAATTTACAAGAGCGTATCGCACGACGACGGTCGGCACACCAGGGACGGACGGTGGTGGTCGACCGCGACCACCTGAGTCCCGTCGTCCACCGCCCGGAACCGGTCGGGCGCGGTCCCGTCCTGGAACAGCTGCTGGACGAACTCGAGCCCGTCTTCGATGGCGACCTGCCGGAGCCGGTGGCTGTCGTCGGCCCGCCGGGATCCGGAACGTCTGCCATCGTCACCGCGCTGTTCGATGCGCTCAACGACCGACTCGGCGAATCGAGTCGATCGATCGCGACAACGACGCGTGCGGGCAGCAACGGCCCGGTGACCTGGTTCGTCTACGTCGACGGCCGCCGCGTCGAGAGCGCCTTCGCGTTCTACCAGGCCGTTCTCTCGGTTATTTCCGCAGAGCCGGTTCCCGAGAGCGGCATCGGAACGGACGACCTTCGAGAGCGTCTGACCGCACGCCTCGCGCGCCACGACCGTCGGGCTGTCGTCGCCATCGACCACCACGACGAGCCCGAAACGTTGCGGTACGAGCGAGCCAGGGAGCTCCTCGAACCAGTCAGTGATAGTGTCGCGACGATGGCGGTTGGCCAGTCGACTCCCGCAAACTGGCAGCCCACTCGCTCCGAGGATAACAGCGGTGCAGACCAGTTCGAGGGCGAAAACGAGACTGATACCAGCGAGAACGGAACGACGACCAGCGATGACGAAACACAGCCACCGTCACAGTCACAGTCACAGTCACCATCACAGTCACCATCACAGTCGTCGTCACCATCACAGCCACAGCCACAGTCACAACCACAGCCCCTGGGTTCGGTCGTCACCGTCCCAGCATACCGTCACCACGAACTCGTCGACGTCATCACCGACCGCGCCTCCACCGGGCTCGCCGCAGGCGTCCTCGACCACGAATCCGTGCGCGAACTCGCCATCTGGGCCGACGGCAACGCACACGACGCACTCGCCGCGCTCTTTAGTGCCGCCTGCCTTGCGGCCGACGACGACGCAACCCGGATCGAAACCGCCCATCTCGAAGCCGCCCGCAACGCGGTCCCCGCCAACGGCGTTCACATTGACCGGACGCTCGCACTGTCTGACACACGCCAGCAAGTGCTCTCACACCTCGTCGACGTCGACACCGCAGACAGACCGATTCGTGAGGTTTCGGTGGCCATCGCCGAGCGGTCGACACTCACCGACGGGACAGTCAAACGGTTCCTCTACGAACTCGCCGACCGCGGCGTTATCGAACGCGTTCCGCTCCCAACGACCGGCAGCGGCCGCCGCCCAAGTACCGTCGAACCACGATTCCCCACGCTCGTCTTCAAAGCGCTCAATTCAGCGGATATCGATACCGAGACGCCATAA
- a CDS encoding anaerobic glycerol-3-phosphate dehydrogenase subunit C yields the protein MSDAQRRIDDGAPGEQPSTGGADGSDSDSDSGNDEFEPVQVFPEAEEMDLRPGADNCYKCSTCDTNCPVAEVDDEFPGPKFQGPEQWRLKRQDDHDIDDSVMKCSNCMRCDSACPSSVPLSQMHNTARAEYVEENMSKFSREYLRNRLLANYRRLAPLASMFPRTANVVMGLSVTKWLGEKTLGITSEREFPEFATETFREWWTDRGGAKVENEDKRIAYFHGCYSNYNTSEVAKALVRVYEHFGYEVMVPEQSCSGTPMFANGMLEDARRAAETNVRELAAAIEDGAAVIASCSSCSMSIRQEYPELFDFEDTETVAANTWDAVEYLRVHEDLTGALEDTAVGDEFDELAYHAPCHSRNQGLDGQTIEVMDAIDGIDAQDVGDSCSGISGTYGWKAENYETSMKIGEEMFEHMDAAEAETGLTECPTCSMQMEHGTGYEIKHTLEVLEAALGGDRAESGAGSGSNADAGTTTATESN from the coding sequence ATGAGTGATGCACAGCGACGGATCGACGACGGCGCACCGGGCGAGCAACCGAGCACTGGCGGTGCAGACGGGAGCGACAGTGACAGCGACAGCGGTAACGACGAGTTCGAACCCGTCCAGGTCTTCCCCGAGGCCGAGGAGATGGACCTCCGGCCGGGCGCGGACAACTGTTACAAGTGCTCGACCTGCGACACGAACTGCCCCGTCGCCGAGGTCGACGACGAGTTCCCCGGACCGAAGTTCCAGGGGCCGGAGCAGTGGCGGCTAAAGCGCCAGGACGATCACGACATCGACGACTCGGTGATGAAGTGTTCGAACTGCATGCGCTGTGATAGTGCCTGTCCCTCGAGTGTCCCGCTCTCGCAGATGCACAACACGGCGCGGGCGGAGTACGTCGAGGAGAACATGAGCAAATTCTCGCGCGAGTACCTTCGCAACCGGCTGCTCGCGAACTACCGCCGTCTCGCCCCGCTGGCGTCGATGTTCCCGCGAACGGCGAACGTCGTGATGGGGCTCTCGGTCACGAAGTGGCTCGGCGAGAAGACTCTGGGAATCACGAGCGAGCGCGAGTTCCCCGAGTTCGCGACGGAGACGTTCCGTGAGTGGTGGACGGACAGAGGCGGGGCAAAAGTCGAAAACGAGGACAAGCGTATCGCCTACTTCCACGGCTGCTACTCGAACTACAACACCTCCGAGGTCGCGAAGGCACTCGTGCGCGTCTACGAACACTTCGGCTACGAGGTCATGGTCCCCGAACAGTCCTGCTCCGGTACCCCGATGTTCGCAAACGGCATGCTCGAGGACGCCCGCCGTGCGGCCGAGACGAACGTCCGCGAACTCGCCGCAGCCATCGAGGACGGAGCCGCCGTCATTGCGTCGTGTAGCTCCTGCTCGATGTCGATCCGCCAGGAGTACCCCGAACTGTTCGACTTCGAGGACACCGAGACCGTCGCCGCGAACACCTGGGACGCCGTCGAGTACCTCCGCGTCCACGAGGATCTGACGGGTGCACTCGAGGACACGGCCGTCGGCGACGAGTTCGACGAACTAGCATATCACGCACCGTGTCATTCACGTAACCAGGGACTCGATGGACAGACGATCGAAGTGATGGATGCGATCGACGGCATCGACGCCCAAGACGTGGGAGACTCCTGTTCGGGCATCTCGGGCACCTACGGGTGGAAGGCAGAGAACTACGAGACGTCGATGAAGATCGGCGAGGAGATGTTCGAGCATATGGACGCAGCCGAGGCCGAGACCGGCCTGACGGAGTGTCCGACCTGTTCGATGCAGATGGAACACGGCACCGGCTACGAAATCAAGCACACGCTCGAGGTACTCGAGGCGGCTCTTGGTGGTGACAGAGCCGAGAGCGGGGCCGGGAGTGGCTCGAACGCAGACGCGGGAACCACGACAGCGACGGAGTCGAACTAA
- the aglG gene encoding glucosyl-dolichyl phosphate glucuronosyltransferase: MEVSVVVCTYSMDRFDVFCEAVESVQDQTYDAVEIVLVVDGNEDVFDRVRSRFGDDETVVCVCNDDNRGVSYSRTRGAEIASGDVVAFIDDDAVADPEWVEQLVQTYESTDAIAAGGRLVGDWRAGNPWYLPAEFYWLVGVTHPNFATHHEEVRNTFESNISFRRDVFLALGGFDPELGPTSDRYLHSEGAELCARMQERYGSGVVYNSNAVVEHKVFEHRIQPRWLLRRAFQQGYSKRLLESIVDDSGGEEGAFLKELFTHSVPTYGGKAIRSRSLMPVTTLLMLLILTGFVGLGYLYALSRSLTTSAE, from the coding sequence ATGGAGGTCTCCGTCGTCGTCTGTACGTATTCGATGGACCGGTTCGATGTATTTTGCGAGGCCGTCGAAAGCGTACAAGACCAGACGTACGATGCCGTGGAAATCGTCCTCGTCGTCGATGGAAACGAGGATGTCTTCGACCGTGTTCGCTCGAGATTCGGCGACGATGAGACGGTTGTCTGTGTTTGCAATGACGACAACCGCGGCGTCTCGTACAGTCGAACGAGAGGCGCTGAAATCGCATCCGGTGACGTTGTCGCGTTCATCGACGACGACGCCGTAGCCGATCCAGAGTGGGTCGAACAGCTCGTTCAAACGTACGAAAGCACCGACGCAATCGCGGCAGGGGGGCGACTCGTTGGTGACTGGCGGGCGGGGAATCCGTGGTATCTTCCAGCGGAGTTCTACTGGCTCGTTGGCGTCACACACCCGAACTTTGCAACCCACCACGAGGAGGTCCGAAATACGTTCGAGTCGAACATTTCGTTCCGCCGTGACGTGTTCCTCGCGCTCGGTGGGTTCGACCCTGAGTTGGGTCCGACCAGCGACCGATATCTCCACTCCGAAGGTGCAGAGCTCTGTGCCCGCATGCAGGAGCGGTACGGGAGTGGAGTTGTCTACAATTCCAACGCAGTGGTCGAGCACAAAGTGTTCGAACATCGGATTCAGCCGAGATGGCTCCTCCGACGCGCGTTTCAGCAAGGGTATTCGAAGCGACTACTCGAGTCGATTGTCGATGATTCCGGTGGGGAAGAAGGAGCGTTTCTCAAAGAGTTGTTCACCCATAGTGTTCCCACGTACGGAGGGAAGGCGATTCGTTCTCGGTCGCTGATGCCGGTGACGACACTTCTCATGTTGCTCATTCTGACTGGGTTTGTTGGATTAGGATATCTCTATGCACTTTCCCGATCCCTCACAACGAGTGCCGAGTGA
- a CDS encoding glycosyltransferase family 4 protein translates to MSEEDVLVVTHPLAPASENHVESLLDIIAAISTVALVTTNLRDESEIREKYEVNEISAAGMHDSIFVAAIQFIFNQFRMCHVVTKREENVVLFFGATAYVLPILWARIVGKTVLLEPRGDVPLTLRLQWEQRVPSSIARVLAGSVWALERVGYALSHRIITYTPAMAEQLGLDPAEPTLHPHGARYVDTERFSPTIPFEERDCVVGFLGRLDEEKGIRNLAAVAQAVPDEITFRFIGDGDLRGWLENELESEIEQGTVEVSGWVDHDEVPAQLNELQLLILPSQPTEGLPTVILESLACGTPVYATPVSGVPDVVKEGKTGYLMRESDPETIASRVSQIQRDEKLATVSENGRTLIEQKFSFEGAVERYRRILESL, encoded by the coding sequence ATGTCCGAAGAGGACGTACTCGTCGTTACACATCCGCTCGCCCCAGCTAGTGAAAATCACGTCGAGTCGCTGCTGGATATCATTGCGGCGATATCGACAGTTGCGCTTGTGACCACGAATCTGCGGGACGAATCGGAGATTCGTGAAAAGTACGAGGTAAACGAGATTTCAGCGGCCGGCATGCATGACTCGATTTTCGTCGCAGCGATCCAGTTTATTTTCAACCAGTTTCGGATGTGTCATGTGGTTACCAAGCGGGAAGAGAATGTTGTCCTGTTTTTCGGAGCGACAGCGTATGTTCTCCCCATTCTGTGGGCCCGTATCGTAGGTAAAACCGTACTCCTTGAGCCCCGTGGAGATGTTCCACTGACACTTCGATTGCAGTGGGAGCAACGTGTCCCATCCAGTATCGCACGGGTGCTCGCCGGATCGGTTTGGGCACTTGAACGAGTTGGATACGCACTCTCGCACCGAATAATCACGTACACCCCCGCAATGGCAGAACAGCTCGGACTCGACCCTGCTGAGCCAACACTCCATCCTCACGGTGCACGATACGTCGATACCGAGCGATTTTCGCCGACTATTCCGTTCGAAGAACGAGACTGTGTCGTAGGATTCCTTGGTCGACTAGACGAAGAGAAGGGCATTCGAAATCTCGCAGCAGTTGCCCAAGCCGTTCCTGATGAGATAACGTTCCGATTCATCGGCGATGGTGACCTTCGTGGGTGGCTCGAAAACGAACTCGAGAGTGAAATTGAACAGGGAACGGTAGAAGTCTCTGGATGGGTCGACCACGACGAAGTTCCAGCACAGTTGAACGAGCTACAGTTGCTGATCTTGCCGTCCCAACCGACCGAGGGGCTGCCAACCGTAATCCTAGAATCGCTCGCTTGTGGAACACCAGTCTATGCAACACCGGTGTCCGGTGTACCAGATGTCGTGAAAGAAGGCAAAACCGGCTATTTGATGCGTGAATCAGACCCAGAGACGATCGCGAGCCGAGTAAGCCAGATTCAGCGAGACGAGAAATTAGCAACCGTAAGCGAAAACGGACGAACACTGATCGAACAAAAGTTCAGTTTCGAAGGTGCTGTTGAACGATACCGACGGATACTCGAGTCGCTCTAA
- a CDS encoding oligosaccharyl transferase, archaeosortase A system-associated: MSNQTQAEHSTEVSDTSGVYAYLRRQYHIPGIIAVVAFMFYVRFQNYDAFYGEDSLSLQAVDSWYHWRTTEWAVENYPNMILVDPWTSFPEGHLSGQFGTLFDFIVATVAMIIGLGDPTQNQILLAALITVPAMAALVAVPTFYIGRRLGGTVGGLAGIAILALAPGTFLARTTAGQLQHHVAEVLFMSLAILAMMVALRTAEQDRPIYELVKAKEWEPLKRPALYSALAGFATLLYILSWPPGVVLVGIFGVFFVIQLSLDFLRGRSPDHIAFVGVISMLVVSAGTALRIQESGFSATGFDYFQPIFPLLVAGGCVFMAFLARQWEEQGLDRRGYPAAIAGSIVLTIVALAVVLPDVYSTLISNISGRIVPFGHGASALTVQEVQPPSDPADHMFSEFGLAFYSALIGLALLVLRPVLGRTFRAEHLLVTVWSLFLISMALTQVRFNYYLVVAVAVLNAYFVAVAMNWLTLPDNLDSLRDIETYQVIALGLVLMMLFVPLLPPMADSHAAAAGGNTGPHPESVTWEDSNEWMTENTPEPGDWGDATSSDELDYHGYYEYGEDGTFDYPDGSYGVLSWWDYGHLINVQGERMAHSNPFQSHADSSSAFLTAQSEERAELILDAIAAGEEPADETNEELQDIVDQAAGADDEIRYVMIDDAMAAGKFSAITAWTGPDHSHYVTPEDYDGTEQIDRDEVTEVFNDVPYDDTVLSSLYFNNAVGMENYRLVHENEEHETQFMSYAIIDSDTDQVLTAEDGTPQVRLNQDLSSQHTLLELQQIQQHPNLEYEEIGQRETASVKTYERVDGATLSGTVDDANVSAGDVVTASLELETNTGTTFNYTQQGEVDENGAFELTVPYATDDELGVEDGYTDSAVEALDEEYVLSLTTTDGEEFTVHQDEQAVSESAVIDGETIDVNLEEVEDADEDPADENDEAADDDGESDDDTVADDEAADEETDTDT; encoded by the coding sequence ATGAGTAACCAAACGCAAGCGGAGCATTCTACCGAGGTTTCCGATACCTCGGGCGTCTACGCTTACCTTCGCCGGCAGTACCATATCCCTGGGATCATTGCCGTGGTTGCGTTTATGTTCTACGTTCGTTTCCAGAACTACGACGCATTCTACGGCGAAGACAGTCTCTCCCTCCAGGCTGTCGACTCGTGGTACCACTGGCGGACGACAGAATGGGCAGTCGAGAATTATCCGAACATGATCCTCGTCGACCCGTGGACATCGTTCCCGGAAGGACACCTCTCTGGCCAGTTCGGAACGCTGTTCGACTTCATCGTCGCAACGGTCGCGATGATTATTGGACTTGGTGATCCAACACAGAACCAGATCCTTCTCGCGGCCCTGATCACGGTCCCCGCAATGGCTGCACTCGTCGCCGTTCCGACGTTCTACATCGGTCGCCGTCTGGGTGGAACGGTTGGCGGTCTCGCTGGAATCGCAATTCTCGCCCTCGCGCCGGGGACCTTCCTCGCTCGCACTACCGCCGGCCAACTCCAGCACCACGTCGCCGAGGTGCTGTTCATGTCGCTCGCGATTCTCGCGATGATGGTCGCGCTGCGCACGGCAGAACAGGATCGCCCGATCTACGAACTCGTCAAGGCGAAGGAGTGGGAACCGCTCAAGCGTCCTGCACTCTACAGCGCGTTAGCCGGTTTCGCGACCCTCCTCTATATCCTCTCGTGGCCGCCGGGTGTCGTTCTCGTCGGTATCTTCGGCGTCTTCTTCGTGATTCAGCTCTCACTGGACTTCCTCCGCGGTCGGTCTCCGGATCACATCGCGTTCGTTGGCGTCATCAGTATGCTCGTCGTCTCCGCAGGAACGGCGCTTCGGATTCAAGAATCCGGATTCAGTGCGACCGGCTTCGACTACTTCCAGCCCATCTTCCCGCTCCTCGTCGCTGGTGGCTGTGTGTTCATGGCGTTTCTGGCACGGCAGTGGGAAGAACAGGGGCTCGACCGTCGTGGTTACCCCGCTGCGATCGCTGGCTCGATCGTGCTCACGATCGTGGCGCTCGCGGTTGTTCTTCCCGATGTCTACAGCACGCTCATCTCGAACATCTCGGGACGAATCGTTCCGTTTGGACACGGTGCCTCGGCACTGACGGTTCAGGAGGTCCAACCGCCGAGCGATCCTGCGGATCACATGTTCTCTGAGTTCGGGCTCGCGTTCTACAGTGCCCTCATCGGGCTGGCGTTGCTCGTTCTCCGACCCGTGCTCGGACGCACGTTCCGCGCAGAGCATCTGCTCGTTACCGTCTGGTCGCTGTTCCTGATCAGCATGGCGCTGACGCAGGTTCGATTCAACTACTACCTCGTCGTGGCGGTTGCCGTGCTTAATGCGTACTTCGTCGCTGTTGCGATGAACTGGCTGACCCTCCCGGACAATCTCGATAGTCTCCGTGACATCGAAACGTATCAGGTTATCGCCCTCGGGCTGGTCTTGATGATGCTGTTCGTTCCGTTGCTTCCACCGATGGCAGACTCACACGCGGCTGCGGCAGGTGGCAACACAGGACCACACCCAGAATCTGTAACGTGGGAGGACTCGAACGAGTGGATGACAGAAAATACGCCCGAACCTGGTGACTGGGGCGATGCAACCAGTTCCGACGAACTCGACTACCACGGCTACTACGAGTACGGCGAGGATGGTACCTTCGACTACCCTGACGGCTCCTACGGAGTTCTCTCCTGGTGGGACTACGGTCACCTGATAAACGTCCAGGGTGAGCGCATGGCGCACTCTAACCCGTTCCAGTCCCACGCTGACTCGTCGTCGGCGTTCCTGACCGCACAATCCGAAGAGCGTGCAGAACTGATCCTCGACGCGATCGCTGCCGGTGAGGAGCCGGCTGACGAAACAAACGAAGAACTACAGGACATCGTCGACCAGGCAGCGGGCGCTGACGACGAGATCCGATACGTGATGATCGACGACGCGATGGCTGCGGGCAAGTTCTCGGCGATCACTGCATGGACCGGACCAGACCACAGCCACTACGTTACGCCGGAGGACTACGACGGAACCGAACAGATCGACCGTGACGAGGTCACAGAAGTGTTCAACGACGTTCCGTACGACGATACGGTCCTCTCGTCGCTGTACTTCAACAACGCAGTCGGCATGGAGAACTACCGCCTCGTCCACGAAAACGAAGAACACGAGACGCAGTTCATGAGTTACGCGATCATCGACTCTGACACCGATCAGGTGCTGACGGCGGAAGACGGTACGCCGCAAGTTCGACTCAACCAGGACCTGTCGAGTCAGCACACGCTCCTCGAACTGCAGCAGATCCAGCAGCATCCAAATCTCGAGTACGAAGAGATCGGACAGCGAGAGACTGCCTCGGTCAAGACGTACGAGCGCGTCGACGGTGCAACTCTCAGCGGAACGGTCGATGACGCTAACGTTTCCGCAGGGGACGTCGTCACCGCCTCGCTCGAACTCGAGACCAACACCGGAACCACGTTCAACTACACCCAGCAGGGTGAAGTCGACGAGAACGGTGCGTTCGAGCTGACGGTTCCGTACGCGACGGACGACGAACTCGGCGTCGAGGATGGCTACACGGACAGTGCTGTCGAAGCACTCGACGAGGAGTACGTCCTCTCGCTCACGACGACTGACGGCGAGGAGTTCACCGTTCACCAGGATGAACAGGCTGTTTCGGAGTCTGCAGTTATCGACGGTGAAACGATCGACGTCAACCTCGAGGAGGTCGAGGATGCGGACGAGGATCCAGCCGACGAGAACGATGAGGCAGCCGATGACGATGGTGAGTCGGACGACGACACCGTTGCTGACGACGAAGCAGCAGACGAAGAGACGGACACGGACACCTGA